In one Umezawaea sp. Da 62-37 genomic region, the following are encoded:
- a CDS encoding DUF5667 domain-containing protein — translation MVGRGITPLGRRRQHERFARAVEARPDDVDAELADELAVVDLLRAAAAGSGPDAAARERMRARVLGAERPTAPVVLLPKQRRSSARGRLAVAAAAALCLVLSLAGMSLLLSRDALPGDALYGMKRTAESASLGFTFGDESKALKRLEFAAARLVEMETLADKYDDQAPLGGFLGALADFDADAAAGARELATVGANSDERVLATLADWSGSQAERLAALEPRLPEPAVTRSATSLDLLSRIGQRAAELRARTNCSPVTTGASDDIGPLPATTPCAPPPTTQGSAPPRQPSILVSEPRATVPSVQAPPASAPVPGTPTTGAASGTPQILPDLPITSVLPTVPASGLPTLVIPLPVPLSGLPGIRFGT, via the coding sequence ATGGTGGGCAGAGGTATCACGCCGTTGGGGCGTCGCAGGCAGCACGAGCGGTTCGCCCGTGCCGTCGAGGCGCGCCCGGACGACGTCGACGCCGAGCTCGCCGACGAGCTGGCCGTCGTCGACCTGCTGCGCGCCGCGGCCGCCGGGAGCGGTCCCGACGCGGCGGCGCGGGAGCGGATGCGGGCGCGGGTCCTCGGCGCCGAACGGCCGACCGCGCCGGTCGTGCTCCTGCCGAAGCAGCGGCGGTCGAGCGCGCGGGGTCGGTTGGCGGTCGCCGCGGCGGCCGCGCTCTGCCTGGTGCTGTCGCTGGCCGGGATGAGCCTGCTGCTCAGCCGGGACGCGCTGCCCGGCGACGCCCTGTACGGGATGAAGCGGACCGCCGAGTCGGCCTCGCTCGGGTTCACCTTCGGCGACGAGTCGAAGGCGCTGAAGCGGCTGGAGTTCGCCGCCGCGCGGCTGGTCGAGATGGAGACGCTCGCGGACAAGTACGACGACCAGGCCCCGCTGGGCGGGTTCCTCGGCGCGCTGGCGGACTTCGACGCCGACGCGGCCGCCGGTGCCCGCGAGCTGGCGACTGTCGGCGCGAACTCCGACGAGCGCGTGCTGGCGACGTTGGCCGACTGGTCCGGGTCCCAGGCCGAGCGGCTGGCGGCGCTGGAGCCCCGGCTGCCCGAGCCCGCCGTGACCCGATCGGCTACTTCGCTGGACCTGCTGTCCAGGATCGGTCAGCGGGCCGCGGAGCTGCGGGCCAGGACGAACTGCTCGCCGGTCACCACCGGCGCGTCGGACGACATCGGGCCGCTGCCCGCGACCACGCCCTGCGCGCCGCCGCCCACCACGCAGGGTTCCGCCCCGCCCCGGCAGCCGTCGATCCTGGTCAGCGAGCCGCGGGCGACCGTTCCGTCGGTGCAGGCCCCACCCGCGTCGGCGCCGGTTCCCGGTACCCCGACCACCGGTGCGGCGTCGGGCACGCCGCAGATCCTGCCGGACCTGCCGATCACGTCGGTGCTGCCGACCGTGCCCGCCAGTGGGCTGCCCACGCTCGTGATCCCGCTGCCCGTGCCGCTCTCCGGCCTGCCCGGCATCCGGTTCGGAACCTGA
- a CDS encoding HAD-IB family hydrolase — MSWRRVESSADREKAAAEAGEASAKAALAFALPMDDPAEPSTDLTAAAFFDVDNTMMMGASMFHFARGLAARDYFNTSDLAGFVWQQLKFRVGGREDPQSVKAMREQALSFVAGRSVAELVSLGEEIYDELMVDRIWTGTQALAQKHIDAGQRVWLVTATPVELAQIIARRLGLTGALGTVAESQDSIYTGRLVGDLLHGKAKAQAVRALAAKEGLNLRRCTAYSDSANDVPMLSVVGNAVAVNPDSGLRETARRRGWEVRDFRTGRKAAKIGVPSVLGAGALAGAVAVGMAYRRRHA; from the coding sequence GTGTCGTGGAGGCGGGTAGAGAGCTCGGCGGACCGTGAAAAGGCGGCCGCCGAGGCCGGAGAGGCCTCCGCGAAAGCGGCGCTGGCCTTCGCACTGCCGATGGACGATCCGGCGGAACCGTCCACGGACCTCACCGCCGCCGCGTTCTTCGACGTCGACAACACCATGATGATGGGCGCGTCGATGTTCCACTTCGCGCGCGGACTGGCGGCACGGGACTACTTCAACACCTCGGACCTCGCGGGGTTCGTGTGGCAGCAGCTGAAGTTCCGCGTGGGCGGCCGGGAGGACCCGCAGAGCGTCAAGGCGATGCGCGAGCAGGCGTTGTCGTTCGTGGCGGGCCGGAGCGTGGCGGAACTGGTCTCCCTCGGCGAGGAGATCTACGACGAGCTGATGGTGGACCGGATCTGGACCGGGACGCAGGCGCTGGCGCAGAAGCACATCGACGCGGGTCAGCGGGTGTGGCTGGTCACCGCCACCCCGGTGGAGCTCGCGCAGATCATCGCCCGGCGGCTGGGCCTGACCGGGGCGCTGGGGACCGTGGCCGAGTCGCAGGACTCGATCTACACCGGCAGGCTCGTCGGGGACCTGCTGCACGGCAAGGCCAAGGCGCAGGCCGTCCGGGCGCTCGCCGCCAAGGAGGGCCTGAACCTGCGGCGGTGCACCGCCTACTCCGACTCCGCCAACGACGTGCCGATGCTGTCCGTGGTGGGCAACGCGGTGGCCGTGAACCCGGACTCCGGGCTGCGGGAGACCGCCCGCCGTCGCGGGTGGGAGGTGCGGGACTTCCGGACCGGGCGCAAGGCCGCGAAGATCGGCGTGCCGTCGGTGCTGGGCGCGGGCGCGCTGGCCGGCGCGGTGGCCGTCGGCATGGCCTATCGGCGCCGGCACGCCTGA
- a CDS encoding zinc-dependent alcohol dehydrogenase family protein, which translates to MARQIHFDTTGGPEVLRLREAPVRGPGAGEVVIRVDAIGVNRADVMFREGRYFYPPTLPSGLGYEAAGVVEAIGQGVTEAVVGDLVAVLPAFKLTDHGTYGDHVVVPAGSLVPRTADPVTAAATWMAYVSAYGALVEGDPVAKGDHVLLIAATGGVGLAAIQVANSIGAVPIATTRTPAKKQRLLDAGAAHVVVTGEEDLVGRVREITGGRGVTTAMDPVGGPGLAEAAGTVAPGGRLLAYGLLDPRNDLSRGLPTIPGIDLGLYTLFPVTYDVERRRRAVEFVQAGLDDGAFTPVVDRTFDLTEFAEAHRYLESGAQFGKVVLTVGR; encoded by the coding sequence ATGGCTCGACAGATCCACTTCGACACCACCGGCGGCCCGGAGGTGCTCCGCCTGCGCGAGGCGCCGGTGCGCGGGCCCGGCGCGGGCGAGGTCGTCATCAGGGTGGACGCGATCGGCGTCAACCGGGCGGACGTGATGTTCCGCGAAGGCCGCTACTTCTACCCGCCGACGCTGCCCTCCGGGCTCGGGTACGAGGCCGCGGGCGTCGTGGAGGCGATCGGCCAGGGTGTCACCGAGGCGGTGGTGGGCGACCTCGTCGCCGTCCTGCCCGCGTTCAAGCTCACCGACCACGGCACCTACGGCGACCACGTCGTCGTGCCCGCTGGCTCCCTCGTGCCCCGCACGGCGGACCCCGTCACCGCGGCGGCCACGTGGATGGCCTACGTCAGCGCGTACGGCGCGCTCGTCGAGGGCGACCCCGTGGCGAAGGGCGACCACGTGCTGCTGATCGCCGCCACCGGCGGGGTCGGCCTGGCCGCCATCCAGGTGGCGAACAGCATCGGCGCCGTCCCGATCGCGACCACCCGGACGCCCGCGAAGAAGCAGCGGCTGCTCGACGCCGGCGCCGCGCACGTCGTCGTCACCGGCGAGGAGGACCTCGTGGGGCGGGTTCGCGAGATCACCGGCGGCCGGGGCGTGACCACGGCGATGGACCCGGTCGGCGGGCCGGGGCTCGCCGAGGCCGCCGGCACCGTGGCCCCCGGTGGGCGGCTGCTCGCATACGGCCTGCTGGACCCGCGCAACGACCTCTCACGGGGGCTGCCGACGATTCCGGGCATCGACCTCGGCCTCTACACGCTGTTCCCGGTGACCTACGACGTCGAGCGCCGTCGCCGCGCGGTCGAGTTCGTGCAAGCCGGCCTCGACGACGGCGCGTTCACGCCGGTCGTCGACCGCACCTTCGACCTGACCGAGTTCGCCGAGGCCCACCGGTACCTGGAGTCGGGCGCGCAGTTCGGCAAGGTCGTGCTCACCGTCGGCCGCTGA
- a CDS encoding alpha/beta hydrolase, producing MTHTQLTAPNRTLSAPGGVTYAYRRFGDATTPAPPVLFLQHLRGNLDNWDPALVDAIAAEREVVLLDNVGVGGSTGAVPTTVHGMAVGALAFVDAAGLSGYDLFGFSLGGFVAQEIALIRSHQVRRIVLAGTAPQGGRGFHPFAGPVLDAVMTDEPGAEEFLGLFYTASQKSRTRGMESLGRVFARQEDRDEPTDLATREAQMLAISAWGVPDITRLGRLAAITQPVLVANGDRDVMTPTENSYLLAGHLPNATLRIYPDADHGFLHQYPAEFAHEVNRFLG from the coding sequence ATGACCCACACGCAGCTCACCGCCCCGAACCGGACGCTGTCCGCGCCCGGCGGCGTGACCTACGCCTACCGCCGCTTCGGCGACGCCACGACCCCGGCACCGCCGGTGCTGTTCCTCCAGCACCTCCGCGGGAACCTCGACAACTGGGACCCCGCCCTGGTCGACGCCATCGCCGCCGAGCGCGAGGTCGTCCTGCTCGACAACGTCGGGGTCGGCGGGTCGACCGGCGCGGTACCCACCACCGTCCACGGGATGGCCGTCGGCGCCCTCGCCTTCGTCGACGCCGCCGGGCTGTCGGGCTACGACCTGTTCGGCTTCTCCCTCGGCGGTTTCGTCGCGCAGGAGATCGCGCTGATCCGTTCCCACCAGGTCCGCCGGATCGTGCTGGCGGGCACCGCGCCGCAGGGCGGGCGGGGGTTCCACCCGTTCGCCGGGCCGGTGCTGGACGCCGTGATGACCGACGAGCCGGGCGCCGAGGAGTTCCTCGGCCTCTTCTACACCGCCAGCCAGAAGAGCCGGACCAGGGGGATGGAGTCCCTCGGCCGCGTCTTCGCCCGCCAGGAGGACCGCGACGAGCCGACCGACCTGGCCACCAGGGAGGCGCAGATGCTCGCCATCAGCGCGTGGGGCGTCCCGGACATCACCAGGCTCGGCAGGCTGGCGGCCATCACCCAGCCGGTGCTCGTCGCCAACGGCGACCGCGACGTGATGACGCCCACGGAGAACAGCTACCTGCTGGCCGGGCACCTGCCGAACGCGACGCTGCGGATCTACCCCGACGCGGACCACGGCTTCCTGCACCAGTACCCGGCGGAGTTCGCGCACGAGGTCAACCGCTTCCTCGGCTGA
- a CDS encoding TetR/AcrR family transcriptional regulator: protein MTTEAQALDGVRERVLTAACELFASRGITSTGVDLVSEVAGVSKRSLYQRFPSKDHLIAAYLPRATDRFLDGLIPGEDSGLSAAGNILEVFAATQRKSHEPDFRGCPVLNTTAEIADVGHPVRGIAISYKDRLQGYFRAMAEAAGATDPDLLAEQLSMVFDGAMSYGSVRDQPLPDSVHATARTLLAAQGVELP, encoded by the coding sequence ATGACCACTGAGGCTCAGGCGCTGGACGGGGTGCGCGAGCGCGTGCTCACGGCCGCCTGCGAGCTGTTCGCCAGCCGCGGCATCACCAGCACGGGGGTCGACCTCGTGTCGGAGGTGGCGGGTGTCTCCAAGCGCAGCCTCTACCAGCGCTTCCCCAGCAAGGACCACCTGATCGCGGCCTACCTGCCGCGCGCGACCGACCGCTTCCTGGACGGCCTGATCCCCGGCGAGGACAGCGGACTGTCGGCCGCCGGGAACATCCTGGAGGTCTTCGCCGCCACGCAGCGCAAGTCGCACGAGCCCGACTTCCGCGGCTGCCCGGTGCTCAACACCACCGCCGAGATCGCCGACGTCGGGCACCCGGTGCGCGGCATCGCGATCTCGTACAAGGACAGGCTCCAGGGCTACTTCCGGGCGATGGCCGAAGCCGCGGGCGCGACCGACCCCGATCTGCTGGCCGAGCAGCTCTCCATGGTCTTCGACGGCGCCATGTCCTACGGCTCGGTCCGCGACCAGCCGCTGCCCGACAGCGTCCACGCCACCGCCCGCACCCTCCTGGCGGCCCAGGGCGTCGAACTGCCGTAG
- a CDS encoding lysophospholipid acyltransferase family protein translates to MDPVAGARVIPLHGADRNGQSPTGPRGPRPVPPPPSQGEPPLSVAPEPEPTEWEGRLGGLLDFVRRRMAGDYHVDEFGFDADLTDNVLMPPLKPLYEKWFRVETIGVHNIPAEGGALLVANHSGTLPLDATMTAFAVHSEHPARRHLRMLGADLVFKTPVLGALARKSGQTLACNPDAERLLRSGELVGVWPEGFKGIGKPFKDRYKLQRFGRGGFVSAALNTGVPIIPVSIVGAEEIYPMIGDVKALARLFGFPYFPVTPTFPLLGPLGAIPLPSKWYIEFGEPIHTDGFGDHAADDPMLVFNLTDQVRETIQQTLYRLLTQRRNVFLG, encoded by the coding sequence ATGGACCCCGTGGCAGGAGCACGCGTGATCCCGTTGCACGGTGCTGACCGGAACGGCCAGTCCCCGACCGGACCGCGCGGACCGCGTCCGGTCCCGCCGCCCCCGTCGCAGGGGGAACCACCGCTCAGCGTCGCCCCCGAGCCGGAGCCCACCGAGTGGGAGGGGCGCCTCGGCGGCCTCCTCGACTTCGTCCGCAGGCGCATGGCGGGCGACTACCACGTCGACGAGTTCGGCTTCGACGCCGACCTGACCGACAACGTCCTGATGCCCCCGCTGAAGCCGTTGTACGAGAAGTGGTTCCGGGTGGAGACCATCGGCGTCCACAACATCCCCGCCGAGGGCGGCGCCCTCCTGGTCGCCAACCACTCCGGCACGCTCCCGCTCGACGCGACGATGACCGCCTTCGCCGTCCACTCCGAGCACCCCGCCAGGCGGCACCTCCGGATGCTCGGCGCCGACCTGGTCTTCAAGACGCCGGTGCTGGGCGCGCTGGCCAGGAAGTCCGGTCAGACCCTGGCCTGCAACCCCGACGCCGAACGCCTGCTGCGCTCGGGCGAGCTGGTGGGCGTGTGGCCGGAGGGCTTCAAGGGCATCGGCAAGCCCTTCAAGGACCGCTACAAGCTCCAGCGCTTCGGCCGGGGCGGGTTCGTCTCGGCGGCGCTGAACACCGGCGTCCCGATCATCCCGGTCTCGATCGTCGGCGCCGAGGAGATCTACCCGATGATCGGCGACGTCAAGGCGCTCGCCCGCCTCTTCGGCTTCCCCTACTTCCCGGTGACGCCGACGTTCCCGCTGCTGGGCCCGCTGGGCGCGATCCCGCTGCCGTCGAAGTGGTACATCGAGTTCGGCGAGCCGATCCACACCGACGGCTTCGGCGACCACGCGGCGGACGACCCGATGCTGGTCTTCAACCTCACCGACCAGGTGCGGGAGACGATCCAGCAGACGCTCTACCGCCTGCTGACGCAACGCCGCAACGTCTTCCTGGGGTAG
- a CDS encoding NAD-dependent epimerase/dehydratase family protein, producing the protein MAPKVVLVTGVSRFLGGNLAARFAANPDIERVLGVDTEPPPRDLLRRMGRAEFVRADIRNPLIAKVIATAGVDTVVHASVTANPAGPTGRTVMKEMNVIGTMQLLAACQKSPHVRKLVVKSTSAVYGSSARDPAVFTEGMSPKELPSSGYAKDAVEVEGYVRGFSRRRPDVDVTTLRFTNFIGPRIDTVLTRYFALPVVPTVMGYDARVQLLHSEDALAILERAAMHDLPGVFNAGGEGVLLLSQAIRRAGRLTLPVPSAAVPSVGRFFRSARLVDFSPDQMRFLNWGRVVDTGLLRSEFGFTPRWTTRQAFDDYVSGRDLRPLIAPERVEAVERGLLDAAARLR; encoded by the coding sequence ATGGCGCCCAAGGTCGTTCTCGTCACCGGAGTGAGCCGCTTCCTCGGCGGCAACCTCGCCGCGCGGTTCGCCGCCAACCCCGACATCGAGCGCGTGCTCGGCGTCGACACCGAACCGCCACCGCGCGACCTGCTGCGCCGCATGGGGCGGGCGGAGTTCGTGCGCGCGGACATCCGCAACCCGCTGATCGCCAAGGTGATCGCCACGGCGGGCGTGGACACCGTGGTGCACGCGTCGGTCACGGCCAACCCGGCCGGTCCGACGGGCCGGACGGTCATGAAGGAGATGAACGTCATCGGCACGATGCAGCTGCTGGCCGCGTGCCAGAAGTCGCCGCACGTGCGCAAGCTCGTCGTGAAGTCGACCAGCGCCGTCTACGGGTCGAGCGCCCGCGACCCCGCGGTCTTCACCGAGGGCATGAGCCCCAAGGAACTGCCCTCCAGCGGCTACGCCAAGGACGCCGTGGAGGTCGAGGGCTACGTCCGCGGCTTCTCGCGCCGCAGGCCGGACGTGGACGTCACCACGCTCCGGTTCACGAACTTCATCGGCCCGCGCATCGACACCGTGCTCACCAGGTACTTCGCCCTGCCCGTCGTGCCGACGGTGATGGGTTACGACGCGCGCGTCCAGCTGCTGCACTCCGAGGACGCGCTGGCGATCCTGGAGCGCGCGGCCATGCACGACCTGCCCGGCGTGTTCAACGCGGGCGGCGAGGGCGTGCTGCTCCTCTCGCAGGCGATCCGCCGCGCGGGCAGGCTGACCCTGCCGGTGCCCAGCGCCGCCGTGCCGAGCGTCGGGCGCTTCTTCCGCAGCGCCCGGCTCGTCGACTTCTCGCCCGACCAGATGAGGTTCCTCAACTGGGGCCGGGTGGTCGACACGGGCCTGCTCAGGAGCGAGTTCGGCTTCACGCCGCGCTGGACCACGCGGCAGGCCTTCGACGACTACGTGAGCGGGCGCGATCTGCGGCCCCTCATCGCCCCGGAGCGGGTGGAGGCGGTCGAGCGGGGGCTCCTCGACGCCGCCGCCAGGCTCCGCTAG
- a CDS encoding 30S ribosomal protein bS22 codes for MGSVIKKRRKRMSKKKHRKLLRKTRVQRRKRGK; via the coding sequence ATGGGCTCGGTCATCAAGAAGCGCCGCAAGCGCATGTCGAAGAAGAAGCACCGCAAGCTGCTTCGCAAGACTCGCGTTCAGCGTCGCAAGCGCGGCAAGTAG
- a CDS encoding helix-turn-helix domain-containing protein, with amino-acid sequence MPAKENDRSSLVQVQFLTVAEVASMMRVSKMTVYRLVHSGELPAVRVGKSFRVPEKAVHAYLENAYFDAG; translated from the coding sequence ATGCCTGCGAAGGAGAACGATCGGTCGAGCCTCGTTCAGGTGCAGTTCCTGACCGTGGCCGAGGTGGCCTCCATGATGCGTGTCTCGAAGATGACGGTGTACCGCCTGGTGCACTCGGGAGAGCTGCCCGCGGTACGCGTGGGCAAGTCGTTCCGGGTGCCCGAGAAGGCGGTGCACGCCTACTTGGAGAACGCGTATTTCGACGCCGGGTGA
- the proC gene encoding pyrroline-5-carboxylate reductase, with product MTTIAVLGAGKIGEALLSGLLRGGREAHELLFTEKHPQRAEDLAKQYGTEAVDVAAAAGRADVLVVAVKPQDIEPLLDELAPVVRPGALVVSLCAGLPTALYERRLPEGTAVVRVMPNTPMLVGEAMSAISAGRHAGPEHLDLVEELLSTVGRVARVPESQQDAVTALSGSGPAYFFYLVEAMIDAGILLGIPRDLAGQLIIQSAVGAAAMLARGDQHPVILREAVTSPAGTTIMAIRELEKHGVRAAFLAAIEAARDRSAELGRAHQEG from the coding sequence ATGACGACGATCGCCGTGCTGGGCGCGGGCAAGATCGGGGAAGCCCTGCTGTCGGGGCTCCTCCGGGGCGGCCGCGAGGCACATGAGCTGCTGTTCACCGAGAAGCACCCGCAGCGCGCGGAGGACCTGGCCAAGCAGTACGGGACCGAGGCCGTGGACGTCGCGGCGGCGGCGGGGCGCGCCGACGTGCTGGTGGTGGCGGTGAAGCCGCAGGACATCGAGCCGCTGCTGGACGAGCTGGCGCCGGTGGTCCGGCCCGGCGCCCTGGTCGTGTCGCTGTGCGCGGGCCTTCCGACGGCCCTGTACGAGCGCAGGCTGCCCGAAGGCACGGCGGTGGTGCGGGTCATGCCGAACACGCCGATGCTCGTTGGCGAGGCGATGAGCGCCATCTCCGCGGGCAGGCACGCGGGTCCCGAGCACCTGGACCTGGTCGAGGAGCTGCTGTCCACGGTGGGCAGGGTGGCGCGCGTGCCGGAGTCGCAGCAGGACGCGGTGACGGCGCTGTCCGGGTCGGGGCCGGCGTACTTCTTCTACCTCGTCGAGGCGATGATCGACGCGGGCATCCTGCTGGGCATCCCGCGCGACCTGGCCGGGCAGCTGATCATCCAGTCGGCTGTCGGCGCGGCGGCGATGCTGGCGCGGGGCGACCAGCACCCGGTGATCCTGCGCGAGGCCGTCACGTCGCCCGCGGGCACCACGATCATGGCGATCAGGGAGCTGGAGAAGCACGGGGTGCGGGCCGCGTTCCTGGCCGCCATCGAGGCCGCGCGGGACCGCTCGGCGGAACTCGGGCGGGCCCACCAGGAGGGCTGA
- a CDS encoding thioesterase family protein translates to MPTFTAASAVRSLGDGTYTASLPAEWTIGPKPHGGFLLVLAARAATRTATDAVPGTEGLAPLSVSSQFLRAPEVGPVLLRTEIRKSGRTATVVSTTLEQRGRSCVESVVTVGRIPDQAPDYADLPSIPAEPPADAIDLSTMESGGVYKLGAVCDVRLDQQGAGFLTGRTGDPLVLRLWVRPKGERPDPYFALIAGDISMPVTFNLGRFGWSPTVQLTALMRANPAPGWLRVQVSCSAVHGQWFDEDAVVIDSTGRLICQSRQLALTPAG, encoded by the coding sequence GTGCCCACGTTCACGGCCGCCAGTGCAGTGCGTTCGCTCGGAGACGGGACCTACACGGCCAGCCTGCCCGCGGAGTGGACCATCGGTCCAAAGCCGCACGGCGGGTTCCTGCTCGTGCTCGCCGCCCGTGCCGCCACCAGGACGGCGACCGACGCCGTTCCCGGAACCGAGGGTCTCGCCCCCCTCTCCGTCAGCTCCCAATTCCTGCGCGCCCCCGAAGTGGGCCCGGTGCTGCTCCGCACCGAGATCCGCAAGTCGGGCCGCACCGCGACGGTCGTGTCGACCACGCTCGAGCAGCGCGGCCGCAGCTGCGTCGAATCGGTCGTCACCGTCGGCCGCATCCCGGACCAGGCCCCGGACTACGCGGACCTGCCGTCGATCCCGGCCGAGCCGCCCGCCGACGCCATCGACCTGAGCACGATGGAGTCCGGCGGCGTCTACAAGCTCGGCGCCGTCTGCGACGTCCGCCTCGACCAGCAGGGCGCCGGGTTCCTGACCGGCCGCACCGGCGACCCCCTGGTGCTGCGCCTGTGGGTCCGTCCGAAGGGCGAGCGCCCCGACCCGTACTTCGCCCTCATCGCGGGCGACATCTCGATGCCGGTCACGTTCAACCTCGGCCGCTTCGGCTGGTCGCCCACGGTGCAGCTGACCGCCCTGATGCGCGCCAACCCGGCACCGGGGTGGCTGCGGGTGCAGGTGTCGTGCAGCGCCGTGCACGGCCAGTGGTTCGACGAGGACGCCGTCGTGATCGACTCGACGGGCCGGTTGATCTGCCAGTCGCGGCAGTTGGCGCTGACGCCCGCGGGCTGA
- a CDS encoding proline dehydrogenase family protein translates to MNPLRSLILAAAGNDAVRGLVASAPVSRDVVRRFVAGESTAEAVDVTRSLVADGLAVTLDYLGEDTTDRRQAESTVRSYLELLDRLHAVGLAGKAEVSVKLSAVGQALGENLALTNASRICAAAEQCGTTVTLDMEDHTTTDSTLRVLAELRRSWPWVGAVLQAYLRRTLDDCRELAGSRVRLCKGAYAEPDCVAHVDPHEVDLNYVRCANALLAGDGFPMFATHDPRLVDVIGERARWHDRKPGSFEYQMLYGIRPAEQRRLASEGNVVRVYVPYGEQWYGYLMRRLAERPANVTFFLRSLVSRS, encoded by the coding sequence GTGAACCCGTTGCGCTCGTTGATCCTCGCGGCGGCGGGCAACGACGCCGTTCGCGGACTCGTGGCGTCGGCCCCTGTCAGCCGCGACGTCGTGCGCCGGTTCGTCGCGGGCGAGTCGACCGCCGAGGCCGTCGACGTGACGAGGTCGCTGGTCGCCGACGGCCTCGCCGTCACGCTGGACTACCTCGGCGAGGACACCACCGACCGGCGGCAGGCCGAGAGCACCGTGCGCAGCTACCTGGAGCTGCTCGACCGGCTGCACGCCGTCGGGCTGGCCGGGAAGGCCGAGGTCAGCGTGAAGCTGTCCGCCGTCGGCCAGGCGCTGGGGGAGAACCTCGCGCTCACCAACGCGTCCCGGATCTGCGCGGCCGCCGAGCAGTGCGGCACCACGGTGACGCTCGACATGGAGGACCACACCACCACGGACTCCACGCTGCGCGTGCTCGCCGAGCTCCGCCGCAGCTGGCCGTGGGTGGGCGCCGTGCTCCAGGCGTACCTGCGCCGCACCCTGGACGACTGCCGCGAGCTCGCGGGCTCCCGCGTGCGGCTGTGCAAGGGCGCCTACGCCGAACCCGACTGCGTCGCCCACGTCGACCCGCACGAGGTCGACCTCAACTACGTCCGCTGTGCGAACGCGCTGCTCGCGGGTGACGGCTTCCCGATGTTCGCCACGCACGACCCGAGGCTCGTCGACGTGATCGGCGAACGGGCGCGTTGGCACGACCGGAAGCCCGGTAGTTTCGAGTACCAGATGCTTTACGGGATCCGCCCCGCCGAGCAGCGACGGCTAGCTTCGGAGGGGAACGTGGTCCGCGTGTACGTGCCGTACGGCGAGCAGTGGTACGGGTACCTGATGCGAAGGCTGGCGGAACGCCCGGCCAACGTCACATTCTTCCTGCGGTCGCTGGTCAGCCGCTCATGA
- a CDS encoding sugar phosphate isomerase/epimerase — protein sequence MTGNIPVGLSTASVWPQPAGAAFELAAELGYDGVEVMVWADPTSQDVRALERLSGRTGVPVLAVHAPCLLITQRVWSPDPVERLRRSVAAAADLGAPTVVVHPPFRWQRRYAEGFADLVGSLEDTSGVDIAVENMFPVRRALGRGRSVQVTAFAPSIDPTDVGHRHYTLDLSHTAAAGVDAVELAKRMGDGLTHVHLADGSGAAKDEHMVPGRGTQPCAAVCEGLARSGFTGQVVLEINTRRARGAADRSAMLAESLVFARLHLDWQAAR from the coding sequence TTGACCGGGAACATCCCGGTCGGGCTGTCCACCGCCTCGGTCTGGCCGCAGCCCGCGGGCGCCGCGTTCGAGCTGGCCGCCGAACTCGGCTACGACGGCGTCGAGGTCATGGTCTGGGCCGACCCCACGAGCCAGGACGTCCGCGCCCTGGAACGCCTCAGCGGCCGCACGGGCGTCCCGGTGCTGGCCGTGCACGCCCCGTGCCTGCTGATCACCCAGCGGGTCTGGTCGCCCGACCCGGTCGAACGGCTGCGCCGCAGCGTCGCGGCCGCGGCCGACCTCGGCGCGCCCACCGTCGTGGTGCACCCGCCGTTCCGCTGGCAGCGCCGCTACGCCGAGGGGTTCGCCGACCTCGTCGGGTCGCTGGAGGACACCAGCGGCGTCGACATCGCCGTGGAGAACATGTTCCCGGTCCGGCGCGCGCTCGGCCGCGGCCGCTCCGTGCAGGTGACCGCGTTCGCCCCGTCCATCGACCCCACCGACGTCGGCCACCGGCACTACACGCTCGACCTGTCGCACACCGCGGCCGCGGGCGTGGACGCCGTCGAACTGGCCAAGCGCATGGGCGACGGCCTCACCCACGTCCACCTCGCCGACGGCAGCGGCGCGGCCAAGGACGAGCACATGGTCCCCGGCCGCGGCACCCAGCCGTGCGCCGCCGTGTGCGAGGGCCTCGCGCGGTCGGGGTTCACCGGCCAGGTCGTGCTGGAGATCAACACCAGGCGCGCCCGCGGTGCCGCCGACCGGTCGGCGATGCTGGCCGAGTCGCTCGTGTTCGCCCGGCTGCACCTGGACTGGCAAGCCGCGCGCTGA